One window of Nicotiana tomentosiformis chromosome 11, ASM39032v3, whole genome shotgun sequence genomic DNA carries:
- the LOC138901397 gene encoding uncharacterized protein has translation MEAQREDKGKAYSVCKKGEYQRDCHSSRQSMGRGAAQPASSVATISTAPPPARDTIAPTGRGAARGGIKSLGGPSRFYAMRRRQNLEASPDVVTGILTVQSHDVYALIDPGFTLSYVTPYVAMEFVMEPEQLYESFSVSTL, from the exons ATGGAGGCTCAGAGGGAGGATAAGGGGAAAGCTTATAGtgtatgcaaaaagggtgaaTATCAG agagattgtcaTTCATCTCGCCAAAGCATGGGCAGGGGTGcggcacagccagccagttctgtagctactatATCCACAGCGCCTCCCCCAGCTCGAGACACTATAGCACCCACAGGGCGTGgagcagctaggggtggtatcAAGAGCTTGGGAGGGCCAAgcaggttttatgctatgaggaggcgTCAAAATttggaggcttctccagatgtggttacaggtatattgactgtccaatctcatgatgtgtatgctcttattgatcccggtttcactttgtcatatgtcactccttatgttgctatggaatttgtgATGGAACCGGAACagctttatgagtcgttctccgtatctactctttga